TTATAGTAGGGGCGAACCTTGTGTTCGCCCGCCATATACCGGAAGAAAAGTGATGCTGAATCGCCTGAACACAACCCTTCTCCTGCTCGCCCTTCTTCTTTGGGCCGGGTCTCTCTCCGCGGCCGGGGGCAGCGGCAGCGGCTACAACCCGGCCAACGGCCTCCCGGATGGTTTCAGCGAGGCCGGCACCCGCACGGCCGAGTTCCTGACCATCCCGGTGGGCGCGCGCGGAGTGGCCCTGGGAGGCGCGTTCGGCGCCCTGGCGGATGACATCTCGGCCCTCTGGTGGAACCCGGCCGGCGTGGCCGCGATCACCCGGCCCCAGGTGCTGCTGAACGTGGTCGACCTGCCGCTGGATGTCCGCTACACCTACACCGCGGGCGCCGCTCCGCTGCTGGACGGTAAGCTTGTGCTGGGCGCGTTCATGGGCGTGCTCACCAGCGGCGACCAGGAGATCACCACAGTCACCCAGCCCGAGGGCACCGGGGCCACGTTCAGCACCTACAGCCTGCAAGGCGGCGGCAGCCTGGCCTGGAACTTCTCGGACCGTTTTGCCGCGGGGCTCAACCTCAAGGCCGTGCACGAGGACATCGCCGGGAACACCCAGAGCACGTTCGCTTTCGACCTGGGCACCAACTACCATGCCCGTCTGGCCGGCCGCGAAATCCGCCTGGCGTTCCTGATCCGCAACCTGGGCGGCAACATGGCGTTCAGCGGCAACAGCCTCAAGGTGGAGCTTCCCGCCGAGGAGGTCTACTCCGGCGGTGGTGTCGGCCGTCAGGAGCGCAAAGCCCTGCGCCAGGCCACCCGTTTCAAGCTGCCCACCAGTTTCGATGTGTCTCTATCATACGTGCTGGCCCAGGGTGACAATTACACCTGGGCCGGGGCGGCCGAGTTCGCCCAGAACAGCGACATGCCGGTGAGCTACCACCTGGGCAGCGAGCTGACCCGCAAGCTGGGCAAGACCACGGCCAGCCTGCGCGGCGGCTGGGAGTTCCGTGGCGATGAGCTGGGCCTTGAGGGTAGCGACCGTCTGCGCGGCCTCTCCGCCG
This window of the bacterium genome carries:
- a CDS encoding PorV/PorQ family protein gives rise to the protein MLNRLNTTLLLLALLLWAGSLSAAGGSGSGYNPANGLPDGFSEAGTRTAEFLTIPVGARGVALGGAFGALADDISALWWNPAGVAAITRPQVLLNVVDLPLDVRYTYTAGAAPLLDGKLVLGAFMGVLTSGDQEITTVTQPEGTGATFSTYSLQGGGSLAWNFSDRFAAGLNLKAVHEDIAGNTQSTFAFDLGTNYHARLAGREIRLAFLIRNLGGNMAFSGNSLKVELPAEEVYSGGGVGRQERKALRQATRFKLPTSFDVSLSYVLAQGDNYTWAGAAEFAQNSDMPVSYHLGSELTRKLGKTTASLRGGWEFRGDELGLEGSDRLRGLSAGGGILYDFLAFHGSIDYAWRNWGRLSASHLFSLGIGF